In Anthonomus grandis grandis chromosome 5, icAntGran1.3, whole genome shotgun sequence, the following are encoded in one genomic region:
- the LOC126736247 gene encoding NF-kappa-B inhibitor-interacting Ras-like protein isoform X1: MKGVGKTAILEQVIYGNISSSSELHPTIEDIYVANIESDRGAREKIRFYDTAGIESSQTTTANGTTSQQLLRHYLVLADGYILIYDTHNISSLDVLMSIKKDIDKNKDKKEVTLIVLGNRTKDIDSPDCQNVISKATDWCNREKIRHFTASAMQRPSLYEPFVYITSKLNPPPSKSTFTPLSMGRKVLKDNS; encoded by the exons ATGAAAGGAGTAGGCAAAACGGCCATTCTAGAGCAAGTAATTTATGGAAACATTAGTAGTAGTTCT GAACTCCACCCTACTATCGAAGATATCTATGTAGCAAACATAGAATCCGATAGAGGGGCCAGAGAGAAAATTAGGTTTTATGATACAGCAGGCATAGAAAGTTCACAAACCACCACTGCTAATGGAACCACAAGTCAGCAGTTGTTGAGGCACTACTTGGTGCTTGCTGATGGTTATATATTAATTTACGATACACACAATATTAGCTCTCTTGATGTTCTTATGTCTATTAAAAAggatattgataaaaataaggATAAAAAGGAG gTGACACTGATAGTCCTCGGTAACAGAACTAAAGACATTGACAGCCCTGACTGCCAAAATGTGATAAGTAAAGCAACAGACTGGTGTAATAGAGAAAAAATCAGGCATTTTACTGCATCTGCCATGCAGAGACCCAGTTTGTATGAGCCATTTGTTTATATAACTAGCAAATTGAACCCTCCGCCTAGTAAAAGTACTTTTACACCCCTATCCATGGGCAGGAAGGTTTTGAAGGACAATAGTTAG
- the LOC126736247 gene encoding NF-kappa-B inhibitor-interacting Ras-like protein isoform X2: MKGVGKTAILEQVIYGNISSSSELHPTIEDIYVANIESDRGAREKIRFYDTAGIESSQTTTANGTTSQQLLRHYLVLADGYILIYDTHNISSLDVLMSIKKDIDKNKDKKEVGDTDSPR; the protein is encoded by the exons ATGAAAGGAGTAGGCAAAACGGCCATTCTAGAGCAAGTAATTTATGGAAACATTAGTAGTAGTTCT GAACTCCACCCTACTATCGAAGATATCTATGTAGCAAACATAGAATCCGATAGAGGGGCCAGAGAGAAAATTAGGTTTTATGATACAGCAGGCATAGAAAGTTCACAAACCACCACTGCTAATGGAACCACAAGTCAGCAGTTGTTGAGGCACTACTTGGTGCTTGCTGATGGTTATATATTAATTTACGATACACACAATATTAGCTCTCTTGATGTTCTTATGTCTATTAAAAAggatattgataaaaataaggATAAAAAGGAGGTAG gTGACACTGATAGTCCTCGGTAA